The following are encoded in a window of Castanea sativa cultivar Marrone di Chiusa Pesio chromosome 9, ASM4071231v1 genomic DNA:
- the LOC142609537 gene encoding uncharacterized protein LOC142609537 isoform X2 — protein MVFDLWGSSYQPVDQESSYSMQSGWQRDFYFGYGYDVIEEDALNEKSCVQVLGILITKADGEIHELEKDLVSLQSELAWGEDEEWSELCCNTLTEKINYLDISIRSLKNNNENDVEVQLLMHTGPAEEVHEIVKALLRNCFQKKDEQPAEIAIKNSSENDLPIAPNKREMLSDSNLKIPSEKIEEHNSTTTPDEKILGSSSMADKNRTDNDEKPVEIEIENSSVLLHEIGRSDMEMLGNSILKIISKEVEEHNSSPTADDNILGSSSKPDKKRTDHGVKAKNPAEIAIKNSSNDVLPHAIDHSNKKKMLSNYNLKIKSEEVEEHNFTPMVGDIILGSSSKPEKQRTDHGEKVTKPAEITIKKSINNVLPHAIGLSNKKETLSDSNLKIKSEGVEEHNSTPTAYDIILGSSSKPDEKRIDHGEKPVEIAMKNSSKNLSPHAIGHSNKKSDYNSGPTADDIILGSSSKPTKKRTDHGEKVKGNNVLSHTIGHCNKKKMLSDSNLKNMSEEEHNSTPTVYDIILDSSSKPDEKRTDHGEKVKPAELAVKNSRKNVSPHAIGHSNKKKMLSNSNLKIANEEVEEHNFTPLAGDIILGSSIKPEKKRTHHCERVKPAKIVMKNSSKNVSPYAIGHSNKKKMLGDYYSSPTADDIILGSSSKPEEKRTDHGEKVKPAITIGKDSSSDAVQDAAGFSFGKSDLNVSENEEVRQYDSTAADQNKTLNSSSSPEGKGNVPKTDEPANAIVKGSSAEASRHATGFNRRENDSDSEIGAFRQAGSGNPDLEVKLSDLALKFARKGCGKGSKIAPTDKVDASESSAKAECKRKIPPLRVKVKETGLFSLTSLSEMPDQRRQEATELQQLEGRKSQAEDDRKVEVASNGKRPISNLPLKPLKLKKERKIESDEPWIEGPAFSSVELKSIFSTAKSKTQRKSGVSTDIVILNQSHNEVIEGLVQPGQCEAKNSSVAPDDSKISISGSQKKRKKTSNLPMTLKIEDSIVRKDLSNLPGNAADDGSKESLQNIKSCSSNDSHMEAWAPKLVNLMDLSLNELKRIAKEQNMTKYHKLKKQVLVELLAERLGCC, from the exons ATGGTTTTTGACCTATGGGGCTCGTCATATCAACCAG TTGATCAAGAAAGCAGTTATAGTATGCAATCTGGATGGCAGCGCGACTTCTACTTTGGTTATGGATATG ATGTGATAGAAGAAGATGCTTTGAATGAGAAATCTTGTGTACAAGTGTTGGGGATTTTGATCACTAAGGCAGATGGTGAAATTCATGAACTTGAAAAAGATCTTGTATCCCTTCAAAGTGAATTAGCCTGGGGAGAAGATGAAGAATGGTCTGAATTATGCTGTAATACTTTGACAGAAAAGATTAATTACCTTGACATTTCAATAAGGAGTTTGAAAAATAACAATGAGAATGATGTTGAGGTTCAGTTGCTAATGCATACAGGACCTGCTGAGGAAGTACATGAAATAGTGAAGGCTTTACTCAGAAATTGTTTCCAAAAGAAAGATGAGCAG CCTGCAgaaattgcaataaaaaattcaagtgaAAATGATTTGCCAATTGCACCCAATAAGAGGGAAATGTTGAGCGACTCCAATTTGAAAATCCCCAGTGAGAAGATTGAAGAACACAATTCCACTACTACACCAGATGAGAAAATTTTAGGCTCATCATCCATGGCTGACAAAAACAGAACAGATAATGATGAAAAG CCTGTAGAGATTGAAATagaaaattcaagtgttttGCTGCATGAAATTGGCCGCTCTGACATGGAAATGTTGGGTAATTCCATTCTGAAAATCATAAGTAAGGAGGTTGAAGAGCACAATTCCAGTCCTACGGCAGATGATAATATTTTAGGTTCATCATCCAAGCCTGACAAAAAGAGAACAGATCATGGTGTAAAGGCTAAGAAT CCTGCAGAAATAGcaataaaaaattcaagtaatgaTGTTTTGCCACATGCAATTGACCACTCCAACAAGAAGAAAATGCTGAGCAAttacaatttgaaaatcaagagtgaggaagttgaagaaCACAATTTCACTCCTATGGTAGGGGATATTATTTTAGGCTCATCATCCAAGCCTGAAAAACAGAGAACAGATCATGGGGAAAAGGTCACGAAG CCTGcagaaattacaataaaaaaatcaattaacaaTGTTTTGCCACATGCAATCGGCCTGTCTAACAAGAAGGAAACGTTGAGTGATTCCAATTTGAAAATCAAGAGTGAGGGAGTTGAAGAACACAATTCCACTCCTACGGCATATGATATTATTTTAGGTTCATCATCCAAGCCTGACGAAAAGAGAATAGATCATGGTGAAAAG CCTGTGGAAATTGCAATGAAAAATTCAAGTAAAAATCTTTCACCACATGCAATTGGTCACTCCAACAAGAAGAGCGATTACAATTCAGGTCCAACAGCAGATGATATAATTTTAGGCTCATCATCCAAGCCTACCAAAAAGAGAACAGATCATGGTGAAAAGGTCAAGGGTAACAATGTTTTGTCACATACAATTGGCCACTgcaacaagaagaaaatgttgAGCGATTCCAATTTGAAAAACATGAGTGAGGAAGAACACAATTCCACTCCTACGGTATATGATATCATTTTAGATTCATCATCCAAGCCTGACGAAAAGAGAACAGATCATGGTGAAAAGGTCAAG CCTGCAGAACTTGCAGTGAAAAATTCAAGGAAAAATGTTTCACCTCATGCAATTGGTCACTccaacaagaagaaaatgttgAGCAATTCCAATTTGAAAATCGCGAATGAGGAAGTTGAAGAACACAATTTCACTCCCTTGGCAGGTGATATTATTTTAGGCTCATCAATCAAGCCTGAAAAAAAGAGAACACATCATTGTGAAAGGGTCAAG CCTGCAAAAATTGTAATGAAAAATTCAAGTAAAAATGTTTCACCATATGCAATTGGCCACTccaacaagaagaaaatgttgGGTGATTACTATTCCAGTCCAACAGCAGATGATATTATTTTAGGCTCATCATCCAAGCCTGAAGAAAAGAGAACAGATCATGGTGAAAAGGTCAAG CCTGCGATAACTATTGGGAAGGATTCTAGCTCTGATGCTGTTCAAGATGCAGCTGGTTTCTCCTTTGGTAAAAGTGACTTGAATGTTAGTGAAAATGAAGAAGTCAGACAATATGATTCTACTGCTGCTGACcaaaataaaaccttaaattcATCTTCGAGTCCTGAAGGCAAGGGAAATGTTCCAAAAACAGATGAG CCTGCAAATGCTATTGTTAAAGGGAGTAGTGCAGAGGCATCTAGACATGCAACTGGGTTCAACAGAAGGGAAAATGATTCTGATTCTGAAATAGGCGCTTTCAGACAAGCAGGAAGTGGAAATCCTGATTTAGAAGTAAAGCTAAGTGACTTGGCACTGAAATTTGCACGTAAAGGGTGTGGCAAAGGATCAAAGATTGCTCCAACTGACAAAGTTGATGCTTCGGAATCATCTGCAAAGGCAGAATGCAAGAGGAAAATCCCTCCACTAAGAGTGAAAGTTAAAGAAACTGGACTCTTTTCCTTAACTTCACTTTCAGAGATGCCAGATCAAAGGAGGCAAGAAGCAACCGAGCTGCAACAGTTAGAGGGGAGGAAATCACAAGCAGAAGACGATCGGAAGGTTGAAGTTGCTTCTAATGGAAAGAGACCAATTTCAAATTTGCCTCTGAAGCCACTGAAGCtgaagaaagagaggaaaattgaGTCAGATGAACCATGGATCGAAGGACCAGCTTTCTCATCCGTTgaacttaaatcaattttttctacTGCAAAATCCAAGACCCAAAGAAAATCTGGAGTCAGCACCGACATTGTCATTTTAAATCAGTCTCATAATGAGGTCATTGAGGGATTAGTTCAGCCTGGCCAGTGTGAAGCCAAAAACTCTAGTGTTGCTCCTGATGACagcaaaatttcaatttcagggtcacagaagaaaagaaagaaaacttcaaatttgCCAATGACTCTGAAGATTGAAGATTCAATTGTTCGTAAGGACCTCTCAAACTTGCCTGGAAATGCAGCTGATGATGGAAGTAAGGAAAGTCTTCAGAACATCAAGTCCTGCTCCTCGAATGACTCCCATATGGAGGCCTGGGCGCCAAAATTAGTGAACTTGATGGATTTGTCACTAAACGAACTGAAGCGCATTGCAAAGGAACAGAATATGACAAAGTATCATAAGCTTAAAAAACAAGTACTGGTTGAACTGTTAGCAGAAAGACTGGGTTGTTGCTGA
- the LOC142609537 gene encoding uncharacterized protein LOC142609537 isoform X1 yields MKPPYFTQIFEISICSLVLMGESQCYHYLHFRIRFLKIMVFDLWGSSYQPVDQESSYSMQSGWQRDFYFGYGYDVIEEDALNEKSCVQVLGILITKADGEIHELEKDLVSLQSELAWGEDEEWSELCCNTLTEKINYLDISIRSLKNNNENDVEVQLLMHTGPAEEVHEIVKALLRNCFQKKDEQPAEIAIKNSSENDLPIAPNKREMLSDSNLKIPSEKIEEHNSTTTPDEKILGSSSMADKNRTDNDEKPVEIEIENSSVLLHEIGRSDMEMLGNSILKIISKEVEEHNSSPTADDNILGSSSKPDKKRTDHGVKAKNPAEIAIKNSSNDVLPHAIDHSNKKKMLSNYNLKIKSEEVEEHNFTPMVGDIILGSSSKPEKQRTDHGEKVTKPAEITIKKSINNVLPHAIGLSNKKETLSDSNLKIKSEGVEEHNSTPTAYDIILGSSSKPDEKRIDHGEKPVEIAMKNSSKNLSPHAIGHSNKKSDYNSGPTADDIILGSSSKPTKKRTDHGEKVKGNNVLSHTIGHCNKKKMLSDSNLKNMSEEEHNSTPTVYDIILDSSSKPDEKRTDHGEKVKPAELAVKNSRKNVSPHAIGHSNKKKMLSNSNLKIANEEVEEHNFTPLAGDIILGSSIKPEKKRTHHCERVKPAKIVMKNSSKNVSPYAIGHSNKKKMLGDYYSSPTADDIILGSSSKPEEKRTDHGEKVKPAITIGKDSSSDAVQDAAGFSFGKSDLNVSENEEVRQYDSTAADQNKTLNSSSSPEGKGNVPKTDEPANAIVKGSSAEASRHATGFNRRENDSDSEIGAFRQAGSGNPDLEVKLSDLALKFARKGCGKGSKIAPTDKVDASESSAKAECKRKIPPLRVKVKETGLFSLTSLSEMPDQRRQEATELQQLEGRKSQAEDDRKVEVASNGKRPISNLPLKPLKLKKERKIESDEPWIEGPAFSSVELKSIFSTAKSKTQRKSGVSTDIVILNQSHNEVIEGLVQPGQCEAKNSSVAPDDSKISISGSQKKRKKTSNLPMTLKIEDSIVRKDLSNLPGNAADDGSKESLQNIKSCSSNDSHMEAWAPKLVNLMDLSLNELKRIAKEQNMTKYHKLKKQVLVELLAERLGCC; encoded by the exons ATGAAACCTCCATATTTCActcaaatatttgaaatatCCATATGCTCTCTTGTATTAATGGGTGAATCACAATGTTATCATTATTTGCATTTCAGGATAAGGTTCTTGAAAATCATGGTTTTTGACCTATGGGGCTCGTCATATCAACCAG TTGATCAAGAAAGCAGTTATAGTATGCAATCTGGATGGCAGCGCGACTTCTACTTTGGTTATGGATATG ATGTGATAGAAGAAGATGCTTTGAATGAGAAATCTTGTGTACAAGTGTTGGGGATTTTGATCACTAAGGCAGATGGTGAAATTCATGAACTTGAAAAAGATCTTGTATCCCTTCAAAGTGAATTAGCCTGGGGAGAAGATGAAGAATGGTCTGAATTATGCTGTAATACTTTGACAGAAAAGATTAATTACCTTGACATTTCAATAAGGAGTTTGAAAAATAACAATGAGAATGATGTTGAGGTTCAGTTGCTAATGCATACAGGACCTGCTGAGGAAGTACATGAAATAGTGAAGGCTTTACTCAGAAATTGTTTCCAAAAGAAAGATGAGCAG CCTGCAgaaattgcaataaaaaattcaagtgaAAATGATTTGCCAATTGCACCCAATAAGAGGGAAATGTTGAGCGACTCCAATTTGAAAATCCCCAGTGAGAAGATTGAAGAACACAATTCCACTACTACACCAGATGAGAAAATTTTAGGCTCATCATCCATGGCTGACAAAAACAGAACAGATAATGATGAAAAG CCTGTAGAGATTGAAATagaaaattcaagtgttttGCTGCATGAAATTGGCCGCTCTGACATGGAAATGTTGGGTAATTCCATTCTGAAAATCATAAGTAAGGAGGTTGAAGAGCACAATTCCAGTCCTACGGCAGATGATAATATTTTAGGTTCATCATCCAAGCCTGACAAAAAGAGAACAGATCATGGTGTAAAGGCTAAGAAT CCTGCAGAAATAGcaataaaaaattcaagtaatgaTGTTTTGCCACATGCAATTGACCACTCCAACAAGAAGAAAATGCTGAGCAAttacaatttgaaaatcaagagtgaggaagttgaagaaCACAATTTCACTCCTATGGTAGGGGATATTATTTTAGGCTCATCATCCAAGCCTGAAAAACAGAGAACAGATCATGGGGAAAAGGTCACGAAG CCTGcagaaattacaataaaaaaatcaattaacaaTGTTTTGCCACATGCAATCGGCCTGTCTAACAAGAAGGAAACGTTGAGTGATTCCAATTTGAAAATCAAGAGTGAGGGAGTTGAAGAACACAATTCCACTCCTACGGCATATGATATTATTTTAGGTTCATCATCCAAGCCTGACGAAAAGAGAATAGATCATGGTGAAAAG CCTGTGGAAATTGCAATGAAAAATTCAAGTAAAAATCTTTCACCACATGCAATTGGTCACTCCAACAAGAAGAGCGATTACAATTCAGGTCCAACAGCAGATGATATAATTTTAGGCTCATCATCCAAGCCTACCAAAAAGAGAACAGATCATGGTGAAAAGGTCAAGGGTAACAATGTTTTGTCACATACAATTGGCCACTgcaacaagaagaaaatgttgAGCGATTCCAATTTGAAAAACATGAGTGAGGAAGAACACAATTCCACTCCTACGGTATATGATATCATTTTAGATTCATCATCCAAGCCTGACGAAAAGAGAACAGATCATGGTGAAAAGGTCAAG CCTGCAGAACTTGCAGTGAAAAATTCAAGGAAAAATGTTTCACCTCATGCAATTGGTCACTccaacaagaagaaaatgttgAGCAATTCCAATTTGAAAATCGCGAATGAGGAAGTTGAAGAACACAATTTCACTCCCTTGGCAGGTGATATTATTTTAGGCTCATCAATCAAGCCTGAAAAAAAGAGAACACATCATTGTGAAAGGGTCAAG CCTGCAAAAATTGTAATGAAAAATTCAAGTAAAAATGTTTCACCATATGCAATTGGCCACTccaacaagaagaaaatgttgGGTGATTACTATTCCAGTCCAACAGCAGATGATATTATTTTAGGCTCATCATCCAAGCCTGAAGAAAAGAGAACAGATCATGGTGAAAAGGTCAAG CCTGCGATAACTATTGGGAAGGATTCTAGCTCTGATGCTGTTCAAGATGCAGCTGGTTTCTCCTTTGGTAAAAGTGACTTGAATGTTAGTGAAAATGAAGAAGTCAGACAATATGATTCTACTGCTGCTGACcaaaataaaaccttaaattcATCTTCGAGTCCTGAAGGCAAGGGAAATGTTCCAAAAACAGATGAG CCTGCAAATGCTATTGTTAAAGGGAGTAGTGCAGAGGCATCTAGACATGCAACTGGGTTCAACAGAAGGGAAAATGATTCTGATTCTGAAATAGGCGCTTTCAGACAAGCAGGAAGTGGAAATCCTGATTTAGAAGTAAAGCTAAGTGACTTGGCACTGAAATTTGCACGTAAAGGGTGTGGCAAAGGATCAAAGATTGCTCCAACTGACAAAGTTGATGCTTCGGAATCATCTGCAAAGGCAGAATGCAAGAGGAAAATCCCTCCACTAAGAGTGAAAGTTAAAGAAACTGGACTCTTTTCCTTAACTTCACTTTCAGAGATGCCAGATCAAAGGAGGCAAGAAGCAACCGAGCTGCAACAGTTAGAGGGGAGGAAATCACAAGCAGAAGACGATCGGAAGGTTGAAGTTGCTTCTAATGGAAAGAGACCAATTTCAAATTTGCCTCTGAAGCCACTGAAGCtgaagaaagagaggaaaattgaGTCAGATGAACCATGGATCGAAGGACCAGCTTTCTCATCCGTTgaacttaaatcaattttttctacTGCAAAATCCAAGACCCAAAGAAAATCTGGAGTCAGCACCGACATTGTCATTTTAAATCAGTCTCATAATGAGGTCATTGAGGGATTAGTTCAGCCTGGCCAGTGTGAAGCCAAAAACTCTAGTGTTGCTCCTGATGACagcaaaatttcaatttcagggtcacagaagaaaagaaagaaaacttcaaatttgCCAATGACTCTGAAGATTGAAGATTCAATTGTTCGTAAGGACCTCTCAAACTTGCCTGGAAATGCAGCTGATGATGGAAGTAAGGAAAGTCTTCAGAACATCAAGTCCTGCTCCTCGAATGACTCCCATATGGAGGCCTGGGCGCCAAAATTAGTGAACTTGATGGATTTGTCACTAAACGAACTGAAGCGCATTGCAAAGGAACAGAATATGACAAAGTATCATAAGCTTAAAAAACAAGTACTGGTTGAACTGTTAGCAGAAAGACTGGGTTGTTGCTGA